A stretch of DNA from Granulicella pectinivorans:
TTGCCCTGTTCGAGCACGAACTCCCGCTCGTGCGGATAGCTCTTTCCGTTGACCAGAAACGTATTGAAGGGGCTTGCCCCGCGCGGAAGCTTCTCGAAGATCATCTCGATGGTGTGGTCCGGCGTGCGTGGCGCCGCGTTGGAGCCAAACACGCTGTAGTCGAAGACGATCGACGCAGGCTTCACCCAGAGGGGCTGCTTATGCTGCCCTGCATACTCGACGACGACGCCGAGTCCGGCGTTGCGAATCGCATCTTCGGGCGCACCCATGATCCATACGCCGGGATGGTTCATCTCGACGACGGCGTCGATGCGCTCGCCCGCGCCGAGCAGAAGCGTCTCGACGAGCGCCGGATTCGGCACGGGGCTTCCGTCCATGGAGATCACCTTGAACTGATGGCCGGAGAGTGAGATTCGCCGGTTCTCGATCGCGGAGGCGTTCAGAAACCGCATCAGCACGCGCTGCCCCTGCTTCACGCGGATCGGTTCCCCGGCGCCGAGCGATTTGTCGTTGATCGAGAAGGTGACCGAGCTGACCTCAAGCCCGTTCGGATCGGTATTCATGACCTCGGGCTTCTCGGGCTGCGGATCGTTCTGGGCCATCTCGTCTTCGTCTTCCATGGAGGTGGTGTAGAACGGCTCCCAGTCTCGCAGGGCGAGGAAGAGCTCCTGGTCATACGCACCCGGGTCGCTCGCTCCATCGATCATCAAAAAGCCGAACTGCCCCGTGTACGCGCCTTTGTGCAGGTCGGAGTATGCCATGGCGTGCGAGTGATACCACCGCGAGCCAGCGG
This window harbors:
- a CDS encoding multicopper oxidase family protein, which produces MRRSHASTVPSAGQGDHVQRRDFIRTGSMALAATAKMLRGQMPMPPAAHTSPDASTQGNADITLTIAPVTVELAPERVLSTIGYNGTSPGPVLRMREGRPVTVNVINQTDTPELVHWHGLAIPPEVDGVEEEGTPFVPPQGRRRYSFTPRPAGSRWYHSHAMAYSDLHKGAYTGQFGFLMIDGASDPGAYDQELFLALRDWEPFYTTSMEDEDEMAQNDPQPEKPEVMNTDPNGLEVSSVTFSINDKSLGAGEPIRVKQGQRVLMRFLNASAIENRRISLSGHQFKVISMDGSPVPNPALVETLLLGAGERIDAVVEMNHPGVWIMGAPEDAIRNAGLGVVVEYAGQHKQPLWVKPASIVFDYSVFGSNAAPRTPDHTIEMIFEKLPRGASPFNTFLVNGKSYPHEREFVLEQGKRYRLVFRNRTDDAHPMHLHRHLLELTEINGKKTSGIMKDTVVVPYYGRAAVDFTADQPGLTLFHCHIQQHMDYGFKALFRYA